A region from the Pelotomaculum isophthalicicum JI genome encodes:
- a CDS encoding DUF4760 domain-containing protein: MDTGFISNWLQAIATLLAAFVTILTYIIYRRLNNVEKTKIVLDIYERLFTRKECIKIIEKIELGEGKFWIPVEDKEIQNREDIITDLEIDEYLGFFELLGDLVKRNIIDFKDVYNAFSYYIKMTWKHKGIREYIDDLRNDEKDPEIYENLEYLSGMVILRSEGGFNLSQFVKEITGLVLIILFFALIGVGINNENFTIIFLGIGGAIASALFWYSSLQNKIYNKIANSARHHNNSDIK; encoded by the coding sequence ATGGATACTGGATTTATTTCGAATTGGCTGCAGGCGATTGCAACTTTACTGGCGGCTTTTGTAACAATATTAACATATATAATATATAGACGTTTGAACAATGTTGAAAAAACTAAAATAGTGCTCGATATTTATGAACGTCTATTTACAAGAAAAGAATGCATAAAGATAATTGAAAAAATTGAATTAGGGGAAGGCAAATTTTGGATACCTGTTGAAGATAAAGAAATCCAAAATAGAGAAGATATTATAACTGATTTAGAAATAGATGAATATCTGGGTTTTTTTGAATTACTTGGTGATTTAGTAAAGAGAAACATAATTGATTTTAAAGATGTTTATAACGCGTTTAGTTACTATATAAAAATGACATGGAAACATAAAGGTATCAGAGAATATATCGATGATTTAAGAAATGATGAGAAAGATCCGGAAATATATGAAAATCTTGAATATTTAAGTGGAATGGTTATTCTAAGATCAGAAGGTGGTTTTAATTTGAGTCAATTTGTAAAAGAAATTACAGGTTTAGTGTTAATTATTTTGTTTTTCGCATTAATCGGTGTCGGAATTAACAATGAAAATTTTACAATTATTTTTCTTGGAATAGGTGGTGCAATAGCTTCTGCATTATTCTGGTATTCCTCGTTACAGAATAAAATCTATAATAAAATAGCTAATTCTGCGAGGCATCATAACAATAGTGATATCAAATAA
- the spo0A gene encoding sporulation transcription factor Spo0A — translation MTGKSIRLMIADDNREFCELLKEFINQQEDLDLIGIAYNGLDALQMIRESNPDIIVLDIIMPHLDGIGVLEKLVSDSTFNKPKVIMLTAFGQESVTQKAVELGADYYILKPFDFNVLATRIRQLAEGINVTQYITPVKPKNLDVAVTNIIHEMGVPAHIKGYHYLRDAILMVISEVSLLGAVTKELYPMIAMKYQTTPSRVERAIRHAIELAWDRGNVEMMTKFFGYTINLERGKPTNSEFIAMVADKLRIETKVS, via the coding sequence ATGACAGGAAAGTCTATACGATTAATGATCGCAGATGATAATAGAGAATTCTGCGAATTACTGAAAGAATTTATTAACCAGCAGGAAGACTTGGATCTTATTGGTATAGCCTATAATGGTTTGGACGCGCTGCAAATGATCAGGGAAAGCAATCCTGACATAATCGTCCTTGATATTATCATGCCGCATCTTGACGGTATCGGTGTGCTGGAAAAACTTGTTTCGGACAGCACCTTCAATAAACCGAAAGTAATTATGTTGACTGCTTTTGGTCAGGAAAGTGTGACCCAAAAAGCGGTTGAACTGGGAGCGGACTATTATATTCTAAAACCTTTCGATTTTAATGTTTTAGCTACCAGGATTCGCCAATTGGCAGAGGGAATAAATGTGACGCAGTATATTACACCGGTAAAACCAAAAAATCTTGATGTGGCTGTTACTAATATTATTCATGAAATGGGTGTGCCCGCGCATATAAAAGGTTATCATTATCTGAGAGACGCTATTCTGATGGTTATTAGTGAGGTAAGTTTACTTGGCGCTGTTACAAAAGAGCTTTATCCAATGATTGCCATGAAGTATCAAACAACACCCAGCAGAGTTGAGCGGGCGATCAGGCATGCGATAGAGCTAGCCTGGGACCGTGGAAACGTTGAGATGATGACTAAATTTTTTGGTTATACGATTAACCTTGAGCGCGGCAAACCTACGAATTCGGAATTTATCGCCATGGTGGCCGACAAACTGCGGATTGAAACGAAGGTCAGTTAA